The Paenibacillus sophorae genome has a segment encoding these proteins:
- a CDS encoding 5' nucleotidase, NT5C type, which produces MHIGVDLDNTILDATSAHLEYYNQASGLSLTPGDVDDFYLYRLYGWDEAERNAIYHKYGHDIHWNSSPLPMAVEILQQLFNEHQISIITARPLLFREVARFS; this is translated from the coding sequence ATGCATATTGGAGTGGATTTGGATAACACCATACTTGATGCTACTTCAGCGCATTTGGAATATTATAATCAAGCGTCCGGATTATCGTTGACACCGGGCGATGTTGATGATTTTTATTTATACAGATTATATGGGTGGGACGAGGCGGAACGGAATGCCATTTATCATAAATATGGGCATGATATTCACTGGAATTCATCACCTTTGCCGATGGCAGTAGAAATATTGCAGCAGCTATTTAATGAGCATCAAATATCAATTATTACTGCCCGCCCCTTACTTTTTCGTGAGGTGGCTAGATTTTCATAA